Part of the Zingiber officinale cultivar Zhangliang chromosome 6A, Zo_v1.1, whole genome shotgun sequence genome, TGAATCCTTTGTTCTTTGTCATTTTAGTGAACTTTTTCATGTTTGAAATTATGCTTCCATTCGCGGTCATATTCGAAAGGTAAATAATATCCGTCACCTCTATACCTTTGCATAACTCAAGTATCTATTCTTTATCGATACACATTTGTGTTCAACTTACAATAGGAGCAAATGGCCGGCTCGACTAAGTTGGAAATTGATAATCCAAATCAGTTCGATTGCTCTTTTAGGGTAACTAAGATTAATCCAATTCTGTTATATGGTTTTGATCTCACTTATATCTGTAATTTTAATttcatataattaatttttaggGCAACATTATATCAAGTTATGGTGATATCGGGAATGAAGATCACATCTCCTTCCATTGCTTCTGCCATGCCTAATCTTGCCCCTGGAATCATCTTCATAGTAGCAGTGTCTTTAAGGTAATCATTCGATTAAGCAACTAATCAATGATTATATATTCTCTTTTAAGTGTACATTACTTTCATTTAAATAAGAGAATCTTGTTTCTTAGATTTGAACATGCATTTAATACATTCCAATATCATAGTAACATGATAGATCTTTGAAGACATCTATAATAGTTAAGCATGAGTTTTGAATTCATGTGGTAGGCCTCAAATACTGACGATATGTTGTAGGTTCGAGAGGTTCGATATCAATTGCTGGTTCACCAGATTGAAGATCCTAGGAAACATGGTGTGCATTGGTGGAGCAGTGGCCTTCAGCATCTACCAAAATCCTTCATCTCCACCTGCCAACTCTGTCAATAGCGGCATCTTTGGTGGTTGGTTCATCGGTTGCATATGCCTTTTTGGGGCTGTCCTGATGAACTCCTTCGCGACAATTATGCAGGTATTGTTATCACCTCAGTCAACTTAATCTACCACTTAACTAATGCTTTTTGACATGATCAAGAACCACAATCGTGTTGTGTAGGCTGCAACATTGATGGAGTTTCCCGCTCCCTTAAGCTTGTGTGCCTTTGCATCCTTGTTGGGGACAATTTTTACAGCGATAGCACAGTTACTGATTGACGGGAAGATCGACGTTGGCACTTCAACCATGAACTTATGGGATGCCATCCGTGTTGCTCTAATGGTACACATGCTTTGCTAAGTCACATGTAT contains:
- the LOC121995211 gene encoding WAT1-related protein At5g47470-like, translating into MRPLSHMLTNAFIILGLVVTQVSTAAYMVYLSPFLSIGMNPLFFVILVNFFMFEIMLPFAVIFERATLYQVMVISGMKITSPSIASAMPNLAPGIIFIVAVSLRFERFDINCWFTRLKILGNMVCIGGAVAFSIYQNPSSPPANSVNSGIFGGWFIGCICLFGAVLMNSFATIMQAATLMEFPAPLSLCAFASLLGTIFTAIAQLLIDGKIDVGTSTMNLWDAIRVALMSGVVNSAGLGFITWSVKEKGPVFVCMFNPVQTVASAILTAVVLGQSIGLKSIVAMFLMFCGLYEVLWAKTKEEAAFPQTTEDIQEPLLP